One window of Streptomyces sp. NBC_00273 genomic DNA carries:
- a CDS encoding L,D-transpeptidase family protein codes for MGTRFGARAAVLGGAVALALPVVVTGGGAAQAAASCNLTTGPYQRQVEQFLGRPVDGKQSAADCTAIRSFQATHGITPTQGYAGPLTWQTMSTMLAQRAAGTTPNKAGDCPVDRGRIACVDLTRQLSWIQDGATLKYGPVPVRTGKAGTQTRTGLKKIYYRNIDHWSTLYNVSMPYAQFFDGGIAFHSTTKSMWNPPGSGGCVNMRSADAKAYWSLLGQGEDVYVYGRKPGT; via the coding sequence ATGGGTACGAGGTTCGGGGCGCGGGCGGCGGTGTTGGGCGGGGCGGTCGCGCTCGCGCTGCCGGTGGTGGTCACGGGAGGTGGGGCGGCGCAGGCCGCCGCCTCCTGCAACCTCACCACCGGGCCGTACCAGCGGCAGGTCGAGCAGTTCCTCGGCCGGCCGGTGGACGGGAAGCAGTCGGCGGCCGACTGCACGGCGATCCGCTCCTTCCAGGCGACCCACGGGATCACCCCGACCCAGGGCTACGCCGGGCCGCTGACCTGGCAGACGATGAGCACGATGCTGGCCCAGCGGGCGGCCGGCACCACCCCGAACAAAGCGGGTGACTGCCCGGTGGACCGGGGGCGGATCGCCTGCGTGGACCTGACGCGGCAGCTCAGCTGGATCCAGGACGGCGCCACGCTGAAGTACGGGCCCGTCCCGGTCCGCACCGGCAAGGCCGGCACGCAGACGCGCACCGGCCTGAAGAAGATCTACTACCGGAACATCGACCACTGGTCGACGCTCTACAACGTCTCGATGCCGTACGCGCAGTTCTTCGACGGCGGCATCGCCTTCCACTCGACCACCAAGAGCATGTGGAACCCGCCCGGTTCGGGCGGCTGCGTGAACATGCGCTCCGCCGACGCCAAGGCGTACTGGAGCCTGCTGGGGCAGGGCGAGGACGTCTACGTGTACGGGCGCAAGCCCGGCACCTAG
- a CDS encoding helix-turn-helix transcriptional regulator has protein sequence MPAEESGPAAAAGELSPAARRLYAYAVERHAFDLCEATGALGVRAAAAITELAAAHLLQRAPGDAPDRWSAVAPRAAAARALAPLALLVRETHEEMDRLRGRLEALVPAYEAGTAQRDLSGSGRLELVTDLGAVRGLIAELVAACERELLTSQPGGGRPLETLEESIGRDESLLTRGVRMRTIYQHTARYSRPTAAYVERVTALGAQVRTLGDGLMRMLIFDEHTGVMAVPDRNGAALVVREPSVVHFMTTAFERSWVGAEPFPTSVSPEAARSISDELRQTIVRLLSEGLEDKVIARRLGMSERTCQRHIAEIMRAVGAKSRFQAGYLLSPAPAGPPTS, from the coding sequence ATGCCTGCCGAGGAATCCGGGCCGGCCGCAGCGGCCGGGGAGCTGAGCCCCGCCGCCCGGCGCCTGTACGCGTACGCCGTCGAGCGGCACGCCTTCGACCTGTGCGAGGCCACTGGGGCCCTCGGGGTGCGCGCGGCCGCGGCGATCACCGAGCTGGCCGCCGCGCACCTGCTCCAGCGGGCCCCGGGCGACGCACCGGACCGCTGGAGCGCGGTGGCCCCCCGGGCCGCGGCGGCCCGGGCCCTGGCCCCGCTGGCCCTGCTCGTACGGGAGACCCACGAGGAGATGGACCGGCTGCGCGGGCGGCTGGAGGCCCTGGTACCCGCGTACGAGGCGGGGACCGCGCAGCGGGACCTCAGCGGATCGGGCCGGCTGGAGCTGGTCACGGACCTCGGGGCGGTGCGGGGGCTGATCGCGGAGCTGGTCGCGGCGTGCGAGCGGGAGCTGCTGACCTCGCAGCCGGGCGGGGGCCGCCCGCTGGAGACGCTGGAGGAGTCGATCGGGCGGGACGAGTCGCTGCTGACGCGCGGGGTCCGGATGCGCACGATCTACCAGCACACGGCCCGCTACTCGCGACCCACGGCGGCGTACGTCGAGCGGGTGACGGCGCTGGGCGCCCAGGTGCGGACCCTGGGCGACGGGCTGATGCGGATGCTGATCTTCGACGAACACACGGGCGTGATGGCGGTGCCGGACCGCAACGGGGCGGCGCTGGTGGTGCGGGAGCCGAGCGTCGTGCACTTCATGACGACGGCCTTCGAACGATCCTGGGTGGGCGCGGAGCCCTTCCCCACGTCGGTGAGCCCGGAGGCGGCCCGGTCGATCTCGGACGAGCTGCGGCAGACGATCGTCCGGCTGCTGTCGGAGGGGCTGGAGGACAAGGTGATCGCGCGCCGCCTGGGCATGTCGGAGCGGACCTGCCAGCGCCACATCGCCGAGATCATGCGCGCGGTGGGCGCCAAGTCCCGCTTCCAGGCAGGCTACTTGCTCTCCCCGGCCCCGGCCGGGCCCCCGACCTCGTAG
- a CDS encoding MFS transporter: protein MPPVHTGAPVIPGASTPSSPAPQPLSPGRPGYRRMSLALFAAGLATFALLYSTQALLPAISAGFGVTAGQASWTVSAATGALALFVLPLSALSERFGRTRMMTYSMVIAVGVALLVPFAPNVEWLVALRAVQGAAIAGIPASAMAYLAEEVKPKALVAAIGLFVAGNSIGGMSGRLVTGWAAQLWGWRAGLLAVALMALACAVAFLVLLPRARFFRPASLNPRAVGRTVAGHLRDPLLLRLYGIGALFMTVFGAVYTVIGYRLVDEPFSLGQGVIGSIFLIYLVGTVSSAAAGKLVARTGRRGALYLAVTTTALGLLLSLSDSLAAIVLGLVLITAGFFAGHAVASAAVSRTAKTGRAQASALYQSAYYLGSSAGGTLGALAYHGAGWAATVGIALLAVLGVVSITLYGSHAARAERRMPASAMGAR from the coding sequence ATGCCTCCCGTTCATACCGGGGCACCCGTCATCCCGGGTGCCTCCACCCCGTCGTCCCCCGCACCGCAGCCCCTCTCCCCCGGCCGCCCCGGCTACCGCCGGATGAGCCTCGCGCTCTTCGCCGCCGGACTCGCGACGTTCGCCCTCCTCTACTCCACCCAGGCGCTGTTGCCCGCGATCTCCGCCGGCTTCGGGGTGACGGCGGGCCAGGCCAGTTGGACGGTGTCCGCGGCCACCGGCGCGCTCGCCCTGTTCGTCCTCCCGCTGAGCGCACTGTCCGAGCGGTTCGGCCGCACCCGGATGATGACGTACTCGATGGTGATCGCCGTCGGCGTCGCCCTGCTGGTGCCGTTCGCGCCGAACGTGGAGTGGCTGGTGGCGCTGCGCGCCGTTCAGGGCGCGGCGATCGCCGGGATCCCGGCCTCCGCGATGGCGTACCTGGCGGAGGAGGTCAAGCCGAAGGCCCTGGTGGCCGCGATCGGCCTGTTCGTGGCGGGCAACTCCATCGGCGGCATGAGCGGTCGTCTCGTCACCGGCTGGGCCGCGCAGCTGTGGGGCTGGCGGGCGGGCCTGCTGGCCGTCGCCCTGATGGCGCTGGCGTGCGCCGTGGCCTTCCTGGTGCTGCTGCCCCGGGCGCGGTTCTTCCGCCCGGCGTCGCTGAACCCGCGCGCGGTAGGCCGTACCGTCGCCGGCCATCTGCGGGATCCGCTGCTGCTGCGCCTGTACGGGATCGGCGCGCTGTTCATGACGGTCTTCGGCGCGGTCTACACCGTGATCGGCTACCGCCTGGTGGACGAGCCGTTCTCGCTCGGCCAGGGCGTGATCGGGTCGATCTTCCTGATCTACCTGGTCGGCACGGTCTCCTCGGCCGCCGCCGGCAAGCTGGTGGCCCGCACCGGGCGGCGCGGCGCGCTGTACCTGGCCGTGACGACCACGGCGCTCGGGCTGCTGCTGTCGCTGTCCGACTCCCTGGCGGCGATCGTGCTCGGGCTGGTCCTGATCACCGCGGGCTTCTTCGCGGGGCACGCGGTGGCCTCGGCCGCGGTGAGCCGGACGGCGAAGACGGGCCGGGCGCAGGCCTCCGCGCTCTACCAGTCGGCGTACTACCTCGGCTCCAGCGCGGGCGGCACCCTGGGCGCCCTGGCCTACCACGGGGCCGGGTGGGCGGCCACGGTCGGCATCGCGCTGCTGGCGGTGCTCGGCGTCGTGTCGATCACCCTGTACGGGTCCCACGCGGCGCGCGCGGAGCGGCGGATGCCGGCGTCGGCCATGGGCGCACGCTGA
- a CDS encoding class F sortase: MSRAALRATALLAPLALAALTGCGGAPAAGRAPAPHVTPASAAPAAAPTADPMPASEPVRVRIPSAGVDASPVLGLGLAADGTVEVPSVADADKIGWYTKGVTPGQTGPAVLIGHFDTARGPAVLKDVSRVRTGEEITVSRADGTTAVFRVRELEQVGKNEFPTAKVYGDTARPELRVITCGGELTDGHRPDNIILYADLVG, from the coding sequence ATGTCCCGCGCCGCCCTCCGCGCCACCGCACTGCTCGCCCCGCTCGCCCTCGCCGCCCTGACCGGCTGCGGCGGCGCCCCCGCCGCGGGCCGGGCGCCCGCCCCGCACGTCACCCCGGCCTCCGCCGCTCCGGCCGCGGCCCCGACCGCCGACCCGATGCCCGCCTCCGAACCCGTCCGCGTACGGATCCCCTCGGCCGGGGTGGACGCCTCCCCGGTGCTGGGGTTGGGGCTGGCCGCCGACGGCACCGTCGAGGTGCCCTCGGTGGCCGACGCCGACAAGATCGGCTGGTACACCAAGGGCGTCACGCCCGGCCAGACCGGCCCCGCCGTGCTGATCGGCCACTTCGACACCGCACGCGGTCCGGCCGTGCTCAAGGACGTCTCGCGCGTGCGCACCGGCGAGGAGATCACCGTCTCCCGGGCGGACGGCACCACCGCCGTGTTCCGCGTCCGGGAGCTGGAGCAGGTCGGGAAGAACGAGTTCCCGACCGCCAAGGTGTACGGGGACACCGCCCGCCCCGAACTGCGCGTCATCACCTGCGGCGGCGAGCTCACCGACGGCCACCGGCCCGACAACATCATCCTGTACGCCGACCTCGTGGGCTGA
- a CDS encoding cupin domain-containing protein has protein sequence MGGLVHRNFDEPDETRPFEAGTGRLDLFNTDGGAVGRAVFEPGWRWSLHIKPLAGTDSCLSAHTGYVVSGRMKIVMDDGESGEIGPGDFIQIAPGHDAWVLGDEPCVALDWTGYSDYAKPATG, from the coding sequence ATGGGCGGATTGGTCCACAGGAACTTCGACGAGCCTGACGAGACGCGGCCCTTCGAGGCCGGCACCGGCAGGCTGGACCTGTTCAACACCGACGGCGGGGCGGTCGGGCGCGCGGTCTTCGAGCCCGGCTGGCGCTGGTCACTGCACATCAAGCCGCTGGCCGGCACGGACAGCTGCCTCTCCGCGCACACCGGGTACGTCGTGAGCGGCCGGATGAAGATCGTCATGGACGACGGGGAGAGCGGCGAGATCGGCCCGGGGGACTTCATCCAGATCGCTCCCGGGCACGACGCGTGGGTCCTGGGTGACGAGCCGTGCGTCGCGCTGGACTGGACCGGCTACAGCGACTACGCGAAGCCGGCGACCGGCTGA
- a CDS encoding alpha/beta hydrolase encodes MAQHAPPARGARLGRAVGARTGSGSTESTVNGVVLLLPGASRFSPGPVRPLARALARAGGAEGLVTHLVIHGGDSAREEQAGWAADEAVRRYGDVPVCLVGYDAGGLAALRAAGHGAVNSVVAIAPCLGAQARVDCPEPVKQLSGRQVLIVHGTNDARSDPEASFRLAARAKKANRSTCRFEVHSDGHGLREHQPEVVALAVDFVLGAVCSGRYSRPVTDALAAPPPLGLRMPLASGFGRSLRR; translated from the coding sequence ATGGCACAGCATGCGCCGCCGGCGCGCGGGGCCCGCCTGGGGCGGGCGGTCGGCGCGAGAACCGGCTCGGGTTCGACGGAAAGCACGGTCAACGGGGTGGTGCTCCTGCTTCCCGGGGCCTCCAGGTTCTCGCCGGGTCCCGTGCGTCCGCTCGCGCGGGCGCTGGCCCGGGCGGGCGGGGCGGAGGGGCTGGTCACGCACCTGGTCATCCACGGCGGGGACTCCGCCCGGGAGGAGCAGGCCGGGTGGGCGGCGGACGAGGCGGTGCGGCGGTACGGGGACGTGCCGGTGTGCCTGGTCGGCTACGACGCGGGGGGCCTGGCGGCCCTGCGGGCGGCGGGGCACGGGGCCGTCAACTCGGTCGTGGCGATCGCCCCTTGCTTAGGGGCACAGGCCCGGGTCGACTGCCCGGAACCGGTGAAACAGCTGTCGGGGCGCCAGGTGTTGATCGTGCACGGCACCAACGACGCGCGCAGCGACCCGGAGGCCTCCTTCCGGCTGGCGGCGCGCGCGAAGAAGGCGAACCGGTCGACGTGCCGCTTCGAGGTGCATTCGGACGGGCACGGGCTGCGCGAACACCAGCCGGAAGTGGTGGCGCTGGCCGTGGACTTCGTCCTGGGCGCGGTCTGTTCGGGGCGGTACTCGCGGCCGGTGACGGACGCCCTGGCCGCGCCCCCGCCGCTGGGCCTGCGGATGCCGCTGGCCTCGGGCTTCGGGAGGTCGCTGAGGAGGTGA
- a CDS encoding sigma-70 family RNA polymerase sigma factor: protein MSDLATDVDLDTAMDRYRVELTGYCYRMLGSSFDAEDAVQDTYIRAWRSHATFEGRSSLRSWLYRIATNVCLDLLKAGNKRARPMDLTAPQHQASAVLNERPEVTWLEPVPDGRVLPQTADPAEMALAKESVRLAFVAALQHLPAKQRAVLILREVLAWKADEVAQLLETTTASVNSALQRARATLAGQSLRDSDPADPLDADQAKLLERYLSAFEAYDISRLTTLLHEDAVLSMPPFDLWLRGHEDIAAWHLNQGIGCKGSRLVPTTANGLPAFGQYRPREDGRPGHTPWALQVLEISDGKIVGLNAFLDTARWFPLFDLPEQLDEAYEVQ from the coding sequence ATGAGCGACCTCGCCACCGATGTGGACCTCGACACCGCGATGGACCGGTACCGGGTCGAGCTCACCGGCTACTGCTACCGCATGCTCGGCTCGTCCTTCGACGCCGAGGACGCGGTGCAGGACACGTACATCCGTGCCTGGCGCAGCCACGCCACGTTCGAGGGCCGCTCCTCGCTGCGGTCGTGGCTGTACCGGATCGCCACCAACGTCTGCCTGGACCTGCTGAAGGCCGGGAACAAGCGGGCCCGCCCGATGGACCTGACCGCCCCGCAGCACCAGGCCTCTGCCGTGCTCAACGAGCGCCCCGAGGTGACCTGGCTGGAGCCGGTCCCGGACGGCCGGGTGCTGCCACAGACCGCCGACCCGGCGGAGATGGCGCTGGCGAAGGAATCCGTACGACTGGCCTTCGTCGCGGCGCTCCAGCACCTGCCGGCGAAGCAGCGGGCGGTGCTCATCCTGCGCGAGGTGCTGGCCTGGAAGGCCGACGAGGTGGCGCAGCTCCTGGAGACCACGACGGCTTCGGTGAACAGCGCCCTCCAGCGGGCGCGGGCCACCCTGGCCGGGCAGTCGCTGCGCGACAGCGACCCGGCGGATCCGCTTGACGCGGACCAGGCGAAGCTGCTGGAACGGTACCTCTCCGCCTTCGAGGCCTACGACATCTCGCGGCTCACCACCCTCCTCCACGAGGACGCGGTGCTCTCGATGCCGCCGTTCGACCTGTGGCTCCGGGGCCACGAGGACATCGCGGCCTGGCACCTGAACCAGGGCATCGGCTGCAAGGGCTCCCGGCTCGTCCCCACCACGGCGAACGGCCTGCCCGCCTTCGGCCAGTACCGTCCGCGCGAGGACGGGCGGCCGGGCCACACCCCGTGGGCGCTCCAGGTGCTGGAGATCTCAGACGGCAAGATCGTCGGACTCAACGCCTTCCTGGACACCGCGCGGTGGTTCCCGCTGTTCGACCTCCCCGAGCAGCTCGACGAGGCCTACGAGGTCCAGTAG
- a CDS encoding PH domain-containing protein, with protein MSSQQPTDEPVYADRVYRSSMGIVSGGLLLALTAWLCGDAVLRGSGNTPWIGLAVALCAVPLIVAFTIRPAVFANEDRMRVRNPFRIIELPWAAVDAVRAGYSAEVLAEGSKYQLWSVPVSLRERKKAHRQQMRRNSIDRRDPGSSGDPAARSRTSSAASEPMRANADRIVDELQGLAELNAARPGAQGSVRVRWSYEIIAPALVGALLLIVLIATR; from the coding sequence ATGAGCAGCCAGCAGCCGACCGATGAACCGGTGTACGCAGACCGGGTCTACCGATCCTCCATGGGCATCGTCTCGGGGGGACTGCTGCTCGCGCTGACCGCCTGGCTCTGCGGCGACGCCGTTCTGCGGGGCTCCGGCAACACCCCGTGGATCGGACTGGCGGTGGCGCTGTGCGCCGTACCGCTGATCGTCGCGTTCACGATCCGCCCGGCCGTCTTCGCCAACGAGGACCGGATGCGCGTGCGGAACCCGTTCCGGATCATCGAGCTGCCCTGGGCGGCCGTGGACGCGGTGCGCGCCGGGTACTCGGCCGAGGTGCTGGCCGAGGGGTCGAAGTACCAGCTCTGGTCCGTGCCGGTCTCGCTGCGGGAGCGGAAGAAGGCCCACCGGCAGCAGATGCGCCGCAACTCGATCGACCGCCGCGACCCGGGCAGCTCGGGCGACCCCGCCGCGCGGTCCCGTACCTCCTCCGCCGCCTCCGAACCGATGCGGGCCAACGCCGACCGGATCGTCGACGAGCTCCAGGGGCTGGCCGAGCTGAACGCCGCGCGGCCGGGCGCGCAGGGCAGCGTGCGCGTGCGCTGGTCGTACGAGATCATCGCGCCCGCCCTGGTCGGTGCGCTGCTGCTGATCGTCCTCATCGCCACGCGCTGA
- a CDS encoding VanZ family protein produces the protein MQRQEGGESAATAIHLRLRLLAGVLLAAHLVVVGWLTLRPLDVPWAAAANLSPLEGIAADLALGPLEAARQIGEGLALLAPLGVLVPLISGRLAPSALSAWSSLVRTAAAGALVSVCIEMLQTAVPGQVVDVDSVLLNTVGVVLAHVAVVPALRARLRRSHTVYQGDTPKISRVGLGPWTDVLSAVQREY, from the coding sequence GTGCAGCGTCAAGAGGGCGGCGAAAGCGCCGCCACCGCGATCCACCTCCGTCTCCGACTCCTGGCCGGGGTCCTGCTCGCCGCCCATCTCGTGGTCGTCGGCTGGCTGACTCTGCGGCCGCTGGACGTGCCCTGGGCCGCTGCGGCCAATCTGAGTCCGCTGGAGGGGATCGCGGCGGACCTGGCCCTCGGCCCGCTGGAGGCCGCGCGGCAGATCGGCGAGGGGCTCGCGCTGCTGGCCCCGCTCGGGGTGTTGGTGCCGTTGATCAGCGGACGGCTCGCGCCGTCGGCCCTGTCCGCGTGGTCCTCGCTGGTCCGGACGGCCGCCGCGGGTGCGCTGGTATCGGTGTGCATCGAGATGCTGCAGACCGCGGTTCCGGGGCAGGTCGTGGACGTGGACTCGGTGCTGCTGAACACCGTCGGCGTGGTGCTCGCGCACGTGGCCGTCGTACCGGCGCTACGGGCCCGGCTGAGGCGCTCACACACCGTTTATCAGGGGGATACCCCGAAGATTTCCAGGGTCGGGCTCGGCCCCTGGACCGACGTTCTGTCGGCGGTCCAGCGGGAGTATTGA
- a CDS encoding LysR family transcriptional regulator produces the protein MMHQPSSEAWMSMNRYVEDMAVTTLLAPRLAYFVAVARHEHVTRAAHELGVPQSTLSRAMVRLEQDLGVTLFARKGRTVALTTAGRTFLASAEQALTEIDRAAESVQQDADPAAGKVAFGFLHTLGSETVPGLIRAFRADHPRIRFSLVQNYGEAMLEKLRAGELDLCLTSPLPDAPDLVARRLDEQRLRLVVPDDHRLATRKRIRLAEAAEETFVTLEPGYGMRRITDALCAEAGFTPKIAFEGEEAETLRGLVAAGLGVALLPPPAVARPGVVELTVTAPRAVREIGLAWLDGHPDTPPVAEFKRFLLSRRGRLIPELEPLP, from the coding sequence CTGATGCATCAACCCAGCTCAGAGGCGTGGATGTCGATGAACCGTTACGTAGAAGACATGGCTGTGACAACTTTGCTCGCGCCGCGGCTGGCGTATTTCGTCGCCGTCGCCCGCCACGAGCACGTCACCCGGGCCGCCCACGAACTGGGCGTCCCGCAGTCCACCCTGTCCCGCGCCATGGTCCGGCTCGAACAGGACCTCGGCGTCACGCTGTTCGCCCGCAAGGGCCGTACGGTCGCCCTCACCACGGCCGGCCGCACCTTCCTGGCCTCGGCCGAGCAGGCCCTCACGGAGATCGACCGCGCCGCCGAATCCGTACAGCAGGACGCCGATCCGGCGGCCGGCAAGGTGGCCTTCGGCTTCCTGCACACCCTCGGGTCCGAGACCGTACCCGGCCTCATCCGCGCCTTCCGCGCCGACCACCCGCGCATCCGCTTCTCCCTCGTCCAGAACTACGGCGAGGCCATGTTGGAGAAACTGCGGGCCGGCGAACTCGACCTGTGCCTGACCTCCCCGCTGCCGGACGCCCCCGACCTGGTCGCCCGGCGCCTCGACGAACAGCGGTTGCGGCTGGTGGTCCCGGACGACCACCGGCTCGCGACCCGCAAGCGCATCCGCCTCGCCGAGGCCGCCGAGGAAACCTTCGTCACCCTGGAACCCGGCTACGGCATGCGCCGCATCACCGACGCCCTGTGCGCGGAGGCCGGGTTCACCCCGAAGATCGCCTTCGAGGGCGAGGAGGCCGAGACCCTGCGCGGCCTGGTCGCCGCCGGCCTCGGCGTGGCCCTCCTGCCGCCCCCGGCCGTGGCCCGCCCCGGCGTGGTCGAGCTGACGGTCACCGCCCCGCGCGCCGTCCGCGAGATCGGCCTCGCCTGGCTCGACGGCCACCCCGACACCCCGCCGGTCGCGGAGTTCAAGCGCTTCCTCCTCTCCCGTCGCGGCCGCCTGATCCCCGAACTGGAACCCCTGCCCTAG
- a CDS encoding adenosine deaminase, giving the protein MTSETPNLPTPDQIRRSPKVLLHDHLDGGLRPGTIIELAREVGYENLPETDADKLGIWFREAADSGSLPRYLETFAHTCAVMQTKAALFRVAAECAEDLAEDGVVYAEIRYAPEQHLEAGLTLEEVVEAVNDGFREGERRAKANGHRIRVGALLTAMRHAARALEIAELANRYRDNGVVGFDIAGAEAGFPPTRHLDAFEYLKRENNHFTIHAGEAFGLPSIWQALQWCGADRLGHGVKIIDDIEVAEDGSVTLGRLASYVRDKRIPLEMCPTSNLQTAAAASYAEHPIGLLRKLHFRLTVNTDNRLMSGTSMSREFEHLVDTFGYTLDDMQWFTVNAMKSAFIPFDERLAMINEVIKPGYAELKSEWLFQQTASTSGSVSA; this is encoded by the coding sequence ATGACGAGCGAGACCCCCAACCTGCCGACCCCGGATCAGATCCGTCGTTCCCCGAAGGTGCTGCTGCACGATCACCTCGACGGTGGACTGCGTCCCGGGACCATCATCGAGCTGGCCCGCGAGGTCGGCTACGAGAACCTCCCCGAGACCGACGCCGACAAGCTCGGCATCTGGTTCCGCGAGGCCGCCGACTCCGGTTCCCTGCCGCGCTACCTGGAGACCTTCGCGCACACCTGCGCGGTCATGCAGACGAAGGCCGCCCTCTTCCGGGTCGCCGCCGAGTGCGCCGAGGACCTGGCCGAGGACGGCGTCGTGTACGCCGAGATCCGCTACGCGCCCGAGCAGCACCTGGAAGCCGGCCTGACCCTCGAAGAGGTCGTCGAGGCCGTGAACGACGGCTTCCGCGAGGGCGAGCGCCGCGCGAAGGCCAACGGCCACCGCATCCGCGTCGGCGCCCTGCTGACCGCCATGCGCCACGCCGCCCGTGCGCTGGAGATCGCCGAGCTGGCGAACCGCTACCGCGACAACGGCGTGGTCGGCTTCGACATCGCCGGCGCCGAGGCCGGGTTCCCTCCCACCCGCCACCTCGACGCCTTCGAGTACCTCAAGCGCGAGAACAACCACTTCACCATCCACGCGGGCGAGGCCTTCGGCCTGCCGTCGATCTGGCAGGCCCTGCAGTGGTGCGGCGCCGACCGCCTCGGTCACGGCGTGAAGATCATCGACGACATCGAGGTCGCCGAAGACGGTTCCGTGACCCTGGGTCGCCTGGCCTCGTACGTCCGGGACAAGCGCATCCCCCTGGAGATGTGCCCGACCTCGAACCTGCAGACCGCCGCGGCCGCCTCGTACGCCGAGCACCCGATCGGTCTGCTGCGCAAGCTGCACTTCAGGCTCACGGTCAACACGGACAACCGCCTGATGAGCGGCACCAGCATGAGCCGCGAGTTCGAGCACCTGGTCGACACCTTCGGCTACACCCTCGACGACATGCAGTGGTTCACCGTCAATGCGATGAAGTCCGCGTTCATTCCTTTCGATGAACGACTGGCCATGATCAATGAAGTGATCAAGCCCGGTTATGCGGAGCTGAAGTCGGAGTGGCTGTTCCAGCAGACCGCCTCCACCAGCGGTTCCGTCTCGGCCTAG
- a CDS encoding MFS transporter, translated as MRKARQGDGGLLAQLRRPPGGRDARIMLLTQALDRAGTGVWAASSVLYFTFVVGLDAGQLGLLLGAAGVAGIAGSPLAGHLADRFQVRTLLIGCHLVRLGALCVLLVVTDFGPLLLLFAVTHLGDRAAKTLEMLFATRVAGERRSTYQALSRSSANAGYALGAGLAAIGLAVGTRGAYQVLILANALSFLVAAALVWRTREPDGRGLVVARPGAEDGAPAAGPSPWRDRGYLRFVLLDIPMNLDDSILGVGVPLWLVGHTTAPHALIPAFLVINTVLVVALQLRVSARVRDARQAAGAVALYGLTTLACCACLATAPAGGAWAASVALLAAAVLATAAELMRSVSSWELAVSLAPREARAPYLGVAGMAQSVQKSAGPLLLTGAVMAAGPVGWLALGAGVAGLSLAQRRSALRRLDRLNAAPAPVPAATA; from the coding sequence ATGCGGAAGGCACGGCAGGGGGACGGCGGTCTGCTGGCGCAACTGCGCCGGCCGCCCGGCGGCCGTGACGCACGGATCATGCTGCTCACGCAGGCGCTGGACCGAGCGGGTACCGGCGTGTGGGCCGCGTCCTCCGTCCTCTACTTCACCTTCGTCGTCGGCCTCGACGCCGGGCAGCTGGGCCTGCTGCTGGGTGCGGCCGGGGTGGCGGGCATCGCCGGATCGCCGCTGGCGGGCCACCTCGCCGACCGCTTCCAGGTGCGCACCCTGCTGATCGGCTGCCACCTCGTCCGCCTCGGGGCCCTCTGCGTGCTGCTGGTGGTCACCGACTTCGGCCCGCTGCTGCTCCTGTTCGCCGTCACCCACCTGGGAGACCGGGCGGCCAAGACGCTGGAGATGCTCTTCGCCACCCGGGTCGCGGGCGAGCGGCGCTCCACCTACCAGGCCCTGTCGCGCAGTTCGGCGAACGCCGGATACGCCCTCGGCGCGGGGCTCGCCGCCATCGGACTCGCCGTCGGCACCCGCGGCGCCTACCAGGTGCTGATCCTGGCCAACGCCCTGTCGTTCCTCGTGGCCGCGGCCCTGGTGTGGCGCACCCGGGAGCCGGACGGCCGCGGGCTCGTGGTCGCCCGGCCCGGAGCGGAGGACGGCGCCCCGGCGGCCGGGCCCAGCCCCTGGCGGGACCGCGGCTACCTGCGGTTCGTCCTGCTGGACATCCCGATGAACCTGGACGACTCGATCCTCGGCGTCGGCGTGCCGCTGTGGCTCGTCGGCCACACCACGGCCCCGCACGCCCTGATCCCGGCCTTCCTGGTCATCAACACCGTGCTCGTCGTCGCCCTGCAGCTACGGGTGTCGGCGCGGGTCCGGGACGCCCGCCAGGCGGCGGGCGCGGTCGCCCTGTACGGCCTGACGACGCTCGCCTGCTGCGCCTGCCTGGCCACCGCCCCCGCGGGAGGGGCCTGGGCCGCCTCGGTCGCCCTGCTCGCCGCGGCCGTGCTGGCCACCGCGGCCGAGCTGATGCGCTCGGTGAGCTCCTGGGAACTGGCGGTCTCCCTCGCCCCCCGGGAGGCGCGCGCCCCGTACCTCGGGGTGGCCGGCATGGCCCAGTCCGTCCAGAAGTCCGCGGGCCCGCTGCTGCTCACCGGCGCCGTGATGGCGGCCGGCCCGGTCGGCTGGCTGGCCCTCGGGGCGGGGGTGGCGGGCCTGTCCCTCGCCCAACGCCGCTCCGCCCTGCGGCGGTTGGACCGCCTGAACGCCGCACCTGCGCCCGTGCCGGCCGCCACGGCCTAG